One Pseudonocardia abyssalis DNA segment encodes these proteins:
- a CDS encoding PPE domain-containing protein, which produces MTAPNPLIVEAENEDAQPLDNWEGAGATSSVADMNAAWARDDPDLLQIGFTTAGAALDGLDAVMNPLDALATSAIGWLIEHVWWLHEPLDALAGDPTQIKAQAQTWRNVGAQLSSVAAGYRGELAGGSPDWEGAAADAYRAAVTDYATRLDDVAAMAERLSSVILVSGAGVAAIRSWIRDQIAEFVWLLLQLLLWSGVLAFLTAGGSLAAAAVQAIVRAERLARSFVQQISRLLDALDASGRTAHQLVSAMRDTVAQVRAAAPLLDTTGEGILSGAGTVRAAEVIETGKQLTNAAQDRQGWDAPSPG; this is translated from the coding sequence ATGACCGCGCCGAACCCGCTGATCGTCGAGGCGGAGAACGAGGACGCCCAGCCGCTCGACAACTGGGAGGGCGCGGGCGCCACATCGAGCGTCGCCGACATGAACGCCGCGTGGGCGCGCGACGACCCCGACCTCCTGCAGATCGGGTTCACCACCGCCGGTGCCGCGCTCGACGGACTGGACGCGGTGATGAACCCGCTCGACGCCCTCGCCACCTCCGCCATCGGCTGGTTGATCGAGCACGTCTGGTGGCTGCACGAGCCGCTCGACGCCCTCGCCGGTGACCCGACCCAGATCAAGGCCCAGGCGCAGACCTGGCGCAACGTCGGCGCGCAGCTCTCCTCGGTGGCCGCCGGGTACCGAGGAGAGCTCGCCGGCGGCTCCCCGGACTGGGAGGGGGCCGCGGCCGACGCCTACCGCGCCGCGGTCACCGACTACGCCACCCGCCTCGACGACGTCGCCGCGATGGCCGAGCGCCTGTCGTCGGTGATCCTGGTGTCCGGCGCCGGGGTCGCGGCGATTCGCTCCTGGATCCGCGACCAGATCGCGGAGTTCGTGTGGCTCCTCCTGCAGCTGCTGCTCTGGTCGGGCGTGCTCGCCTTCCTCACCGCCGGTGGATCGCTCGCCGCCGCGGCGGTGCAGGCGATCGTGCGGGCGGAGCGACTGGCGCGCTCGTTCGTCCAGCAGATCTCCCGCCTGCTCGACGCCCTCGACGCCTCCGGCCGCACCGCCCACCAGCTGGTCTCGGCGATGCGCGACACCGTGGCGCAGGTCCGCGCCGCCGCCCCCCTCCTCGACACGACGGGCGAGGGGATCCTGAGCGGTGCCGGCACGGTCCGGGCCGCGGAGGTGATCGAGACGGGCAAGCAGCTCACCAACGCCGCACAGGACCGTCAGGGCTGGGACGCACCCTCCCCCGGCTGA
- a CDS encoding YbaB/EbfC family nucleoid-associated protein has protein sequence MDGRQWLDSYQHRLTDLKARADRAQAALAGVDGTAASPDGAVSVTVAPGGAVRRIVFSERSEALSRVQLAALVVETAARAQAEADRRVTEAVAPLLGGDSEAMQVIRSYQGSGS, from the coding sequence ATGGACGGACGACAGTGGCTCGACAGCTACCAGCACCGGCTCACGGACCTCAAGGCCCGTGCCGACCGCGCGCAGGCCGCGCTCGCCGGCGTCGACGGCACGGCCGCGAGCCCCGACGGGGCGGTGTCGGTCACCGTCGCCCCCGGGGGCGCGGTGCGGCGCATCGTGTTCTCCGAGCGCAGCGAGGCACTCTCCCGGGTCCAGTTGGCCGCGCTCGTCGTCGAGACCGCGGCCCGGGCACAGGCCGAGGCCGACCGTCGGGTGACCGAGGCCGTCGCCCCGCTGCTCGGTGGCGACAGCGAGGCGATGCAGGTGATCCGCTCGTACCAGGGGTCGGGGTCGTGA
- a CDS encoding heavy metal translocating P-type ATPase, producing MTATLPVTEIELVIGGMTCASCANRVERKLNKLDGVSASVNYATEKARVQAPAGVDPAVLVAQVEAAGYTAVLPAAEPAPVEEVADPLRERLLVSIALSVPVIALSMVPAWQFTYWQWIVLALAGPVVVWAAAPFHRAAWTNLRHGAATMDTLVSMGVLAAFAWSLYALLWGTAGTPGMVHPFELTISPSDGAANIYLEVAAGVTTFLLAGRWFESRSKRQAGAALRALLELGAKDVAVLRDGSETRVPVESLRVGDRFVVRPGEKVATDGVVEDGSSAVDVSLLTGEPVPVEVGPGDAVVGSCVNSGGRLVVRATRVGADTQLARMAKLVEDAQSGKAAVQRLADRVSGVFVPVVIALAAATLGFWLGTGAGAATAFTAAVAVLIVACPCALGLATPTALLVGTGRGAQLGILIKGPEVLESTRRVDTVVLDKTGTVTEGRMSLVSVTGDEDALRFAGAVEAASEHPIAAAVVAGARERVGDLPEVTGFANVEGLGVRGTVEGHEVVVGRAALVDVDLPGPLVAAREAAEESGRTAIVVAWDGVARAVLVVADTVKPTSREAVAQLRGLGLHPVLLTGDNARAARAVAAQVGIDDVIAEVLPADKLDVVKRLQDEGKVVAMVGDGVNDAAALAQADLGLAMGTGTDVAIEASDLTLVRGDLRAVGDAIRLSRRTLGTIKGNLFWAFAYNVAALPLAASGLLNPMIAGAAMAFSSAFVVANSLRLRGFRPAR from the coding sequence ATGACCGCCACGCTCCCCGTCACCGAGATCGAGCTGGTGATCGGCGGGATGACGTGCGCGTCCTGCGCCAACCGGGTGGAGCGCAAGCTCAACAAGCTCGACGGCGTGAGCGCCAGCGTCAACTACGCCACCGAGAAGGCCAGGGTGCAGGCGCCCGCCGGCGTCGATCCTGCGGTGCTCGTCGCGCAGGTGGAGGCGGCCGGGTACACCGCGGTCCTGCCGGCCGCGGAGCCCGCTCCCGTCGAGGAGGTGGCCGACCCGCTGCGCGAGCGGCTGCTCGTCTCGATCGCGCTGTCGGTGCCGGTGATCGCGCTGTCGATGGTGCCGGCGTGGCAGTTCACGTACTGGCAGTGGATCGTGCTCGCGCTCGCCGGGCCGGTCGTCGTCTGGGCGGCGGCGCCGTTCCACCGCGCGGCCTGGACCAACCTGCGCCACGGCGCGGCCACGATGGACACGCTGGTGTCGATGGGCGTGCTGGCCGCGTTCGCGTGGTCGCTCTACGCCCTGCTGTGGGGCACCGCGGGCACCCCCGGGATGGTGCACCCCTTCGAGCTGACGATCTCGCCGAGCGACGGCGCGGCCAACATCTACCTCGAGGTCGCGGCGGGCGTCACGACGTTCCTGCTGGCCGGACGGTGGTTCGAGTCGCGGTCCAAGAGGCAGGCGGGGGCGGCGCTGCGCGCGCTGCTGGAGCTGGGGGCGAAGGACGTCGCCGTGCTGCGCGACGGGTCGGAGACCCGCGTGCCGGTCGAGTCGCTGCGCGTGGGCGACCGGTTCGTCGTGCGCCCCGGGGAGAAGGTCGCCACCGACGGAGTGGTGGAGGACGGCAGCTCCGCCGTCGACGTCTCGCTGCTGACCGGGGAGCCGGTGCCGGTGGAGGTCGGGCCCGGTGACGCCGTGGTCGGATCGTGCGTCAACTCCGGCGGGCGCCTGGTCGTGCGGGCCACCCGGGTCGGCGCCGACACCCAGCTCGCCCGGATGGCGAAGCTCGTCGAGGACGCGCAGAGCGGCAAGGCCGCGGTGCAGCGCCTGGCCGACCGCGTGTCCGGGGTGTTCGTGCCCGTCGTCATCGCCCTCGCCGCGGCCACCCTCGGGTTCTGGCTCGGCACCGGCGCGGGGGCCGCGACCGCGTTCACCGCGGCGGTCGCGGTGCTGATCGTCGCGTGCCCGTGCGCGCTCGGGCTGGCCACGCCCACCGCGCTGCTCGTCGGCACCGGGCGCGGCGCCCAGCTCGGCATCCTGATCAAGGGACCGGAGGTGCTGGAGTCCACCCGTCGCGTCGACACCGTCGTGCTGGACAAGACCGGCACCGTCACCGAGGGGCGGATGTCGCTGGTCTCCGTCACCGGCGACGAGGACGCGCTGCGGTTCGCCGGGGCGGTCGAGGCGGCGTCGGAGCACCCGATCGCGGCGGCCGTCGTGGCCGGGGCGCGGGAGCGCGTCGGGGACCTGCCGGAGGTCACCGGATTCGCGAACGTCGAGGGCCTCGGGGTGCGCGGCACCGTCGAGGGCCACGAGGTCGTCGTGGGGCGGGCGGCACTGGTCGACGTCGACCTGCCCGGGCCGCTGGTCGCGGCGCGGGAGGCGGCCGAGGAGTCCGGGCGCACCGCGATCGTCGTCGCCTGGGACGGGGTGGCGCGCGCCGTGCTCGTCGTCGCCGACACGGTGAAGCCGACGTCGCGCGAGGCCGTCGCGCAGCTCCGGGGCCTCGGCCTGCACCCTGTCCTGCTCACCGGCGACAACGCCCGCGCCGCCCGCGCCGTCGCCGCGCAGGTGGGTATCGACGACGTGATCGCCGAGGTGCTGCCCGCCGACAAGCTCGACGTCGTGAAGCGGCTGCAGGACGAGGGGAAGGTCGTGGCGATGGTCGGCGACGGCGTCAACGACGCCGCCGCACTCGCCCAGGCCGACCTCGGGCTCGCGATGGGCACCGGCACCGACGTGGCGATCGAGGCGAGCGACCTGACGCTGGTCCGCGGCGACCTGCGGGCCGTCGGCGACGCGATCCGGCTCTCGCGCCGCACGCTCGGCACCATCAAGGGCAACCTGTTCTGGGCCTTCGCCTACAACGTCGCCGCCCTGCCGCTGGCCGCCTCCGGACTGCTCAACCCCATGATCGCCGGGGCAGCCATGGCGTTCAGCTCGGCGTTCGTGGTGGCCAACAGCCTGCGGCTGCGGGGGTTCCGGCCCGCGCGGTGA
- a CDS encoding FKBP-type peptidyl-prolyl cis-trans isomerase, giving the protein MRRLLLPALLVLTLAGCGGAETAAPAASPSTAASSASATAAAPAGPEGGVPGLSGDPTDLTAPTQAGAGSGAPPTELLLEDVVVGEGAAATQADTVNVRYTGTLWSDGSTFDSSWSRGDAPIEFPLDQVVPGFSQGIEGMAPGGRRVIVMPPDLAYGDNPPPGLPAGATLVFVVDLVGIS; this is encoded by the coding sequence ATGAGACGGCTCCTGCTCCCCGCACTCCTCGTCCTGACCCTCGCCGGCTGCGGCGGCGCCGAGACCGCCGCCCCCGCCGCGTCCCCGTCGACCGCCGCGTCGTCCGCCTCCGCGACCGCCGCCGCCCCGGCCGGCCCCGAGGGCGGCGTTCCCGGTCTGTCCGGTGACCCCACCGACCTGACGGCCCCCACCCAGGCCGGGGCCGGCTCGGGCGCGCCGCCGACCGAGCTGCTCCTCGAGGACGTCGTCGTCGGGGAGGGCGCCGCGGCGACCCAGGCCGACACGGTGAACGTCCGTTACACCGGCACGCTGTGGTCGGACGGCTCGACCTTCGACAGCTCGTGGTCGCGCGGCGACGCCCCCATCGAGTTCCCGCTGGACCAGGTCGTCCCCGGCTTCTCGCAGGGCATCGAGGGCATGGCGCCGGGCGGGCGCCGCGTCATCGTGATGCCGCCGGACCTGGCCTACGGCGACAACCCGCCCCCCGGCCTGCCCGCCGGTGCCACGCTGGTCTTCGTCGTGGACCTCGTCGGCATCAGCTGA
- a CDS encoding asparaginase — protein sequence MIDDRAQALAHVVRGGTVESVHRGHLVALDGGGSTVLHRGDPGVTIFARSALKPVQAVAMLRAGLDIDDELLALACSSHSGEPLHVDGVRRILAAAGRTEDDLANTPAYPLGEDVGATWRADRFGPSSLVQNCSGKHAAMIATCVAAGWPVEGYRDPAHPLQKAVRETVEELTGDTAEHVTVDGCGAPLYSCTLTGLAHAFAWLVLAEPGTPEQRVAAAMSAHPEWVGGIGRDVTGFMADVPGLVAKDGAEGVWAAALPDGGAVAVKVLDGAMRPLPVVVAEALRALGADIPDDLGRRPVLGGGEPVGEIRAVLR from the coding sequence GTGATCGACGATCGGGCACAGGCCCTGGCCCACGTGGTGCGGGGCGGGACGGTGGAGTCGGTGCACCGCGGGCACCTCGTCGCGCTCGACGGCGGCGGCTCGACGGTCCTGCACCGCGGCGACCCGGGCGTCACGATCTTCGCGCGGTCCGCGCTCAAGCCCGTGCAGGCCGTCGCGATGCTGCGCGCCGGACTCGACATCGACGACGAGCTGCTCGCGCTCGCCTGCTCCAGCCACTCCGGAGAGCCGCTGCACGTCGACGGGGTCCGCCGGATCCTCGCCGCCGCGGGCCGCACCGAGGACGACCTGGCCAACACTCCCGCCTACCCGCTCGGCGAGGACGTCGGCGCCACCTGGCGGGCCGACAGGTTCGGCCCGTCGTCACTGGTGCAGAACTGTTCGGGCAAGCACGCCGCGATGATCGCCACGTGCGTGGCGGCCGGCTGGCCCGTCGAGGGCTACCGCGACCCGGCGCACCCGCTCCAGAAGGCGGTCCGGGAGACCGTGGAGGAACTCACCGGCGACACCGCCGAGCACGTCACGGTCGACGGCTGCGGCGCGCCGCTCTACTCCTGCACCCTCACCGGCCTCGCGCACGCCTTCGCGTGGCTCGTCCTGGCCGAGCCCGGCACGCCCGAGCAGCGGGTGGCTGCGGCCATGTCGGCGCATCCCGAATGGGTCGGCGGCATCGGCCGCGACGTCACCGGGTTCATGGCCGACGTGCCCGGTCTCGTCGCCAAGGACGGGGCGGAGGGGGTGTGGGCGGCCGCCCTGCCCGACGGCGGCGCGGTCGCGGTGAAGGTGCTCGACGGGGCGATGCGGCCGCTGCCGGTCGTCGTCGCCGAGGCGCTGCGCGCACTGGGCGCCGACATCCCCGACGACCTGGGCCGACGTCCGGTGCTGGGTGGCGGGGAACCGGTGGGGGAGATCCGAGCGGTCCTGCGCTGA